The Lactobacillus sp. CBA3605 genome contains a region encoding:
- a CDS encoding MFS transporter translates to MKATTDTVSDAAPTASGNQMIKTKAKPFGMRDKIGYMFGDLGNCFILGLVNSFLTIYYTNALGISGAVVGILFLTARIIDAFADVTVGRMADIAKLTKAGRFRPWIRKMKYPFTAITVILFLPFVNNWGMNAKIVYIFITYLVYGVLNSCINIPYGSMASAISDNPDDRASLSTFRSVGSAIGGATTGFMIPLLVYKTLANGQQVVSTNRFFMVSMLCAIIAFIAYNITYRMTTERVQVEKTEKVSAGKLIKGLFTNRALMSLVVCDLFIVINQNLSGTLATYLFTDYFKNKQALSIALLFTYGTVVVLAPFATKLIKNFGKREASIVCLAFGTAMYLLMYFMHITNPWLYLGLLFLATLGSGMFNLMVWAFITDVIDYHQYLTGFREDGTVYGVNSFARKVAQAVGGFIGGFMLTAIGYVSSTTGGATQTAAVTNRIYTIANLIPAACLAIGCLILIFWYPLSKKKIDAVDAELAARRAKEATTED, encoded by the coding sequence ATGAAAGCAACTACTGATACTGTATCAGATGCTGCACCAACGGCCAGCGGAAATCAAATGATTAAAACGAAAGCTAAACCATTTGGGATGCGCGACAAGATTGGTTACATGTTTGGTGACTTAGGAAACTGTTTCATTTTAGGTTTAGTTAACAGTTTTTTGACTATTTATTATACGAACGCCTTGGGGATTTCTGGGGCTGTCGTTGGGATTTTATTCTTAACAGCTCGGATTATTGATGCCTTTGCAGATGTTACAGTCGGTCGGATGGCCGATATAGCGAAATTGACTAAAGCTGGTCGGTTCCGTCCATGGATCCGCAAGATGAAATACCCATTCACTGCAATCACCGTTATTTTATTCTTGCCTTTCGTTAACAACTGGGGTATGAACGCTAAAATTGTTTACATCTTTATCACTTATTTAGTTTATGGTGTCTTGAACTCATGTATTAATATTCCTTATGGTTCAATGGCTAGTGCGATTAGTGATAATCCTGATGATCGGGCTTCACTTTCTACTTTTCGGAGTGTTGGTTCTGCCATTGGTGGTGCCACAACTGGGTTCATGATTCCATTATTGGTATACAAGACTTTAGCAAATGGGCAACAAGTCGTTTCAACTAACCGGTTCTTTATGGTTTCAATGTTATGTGCCATTATTGCGTTCATCGCTTACAACATTACTTATCGTATGACGACTGAACGGGTTCAAGTTGAAAAGACTGAAAAAGTCAGTGCCGGTAAATTAATTAAGGGTTTATTTACTAACCGGGCTTTAATGTCATTGGTTGTTTGTGATTTATTCATTGTTATCAACCAAAACTTATCGGGTACTTTAGCAACTTATCTATTTACTGATTACTTTAAGAATAAACAAGCACTGTCAATCGCTTTACTGTTCACCTATGGGACTGTTGTTGTTTTAGCACCATTTGCGACTAAGCTAATCAAAAATTTTGGTAAACGTGAGGCTTCTATCGTTTGTTTAGCTTTTGGGACTGCTATGTATTTGTTGATGTACTTTATGCACATTACTAATCCATGGTTATACTTGGGTCTCCTATTCTTAGCAACCTTAGGTTCAGGGATGTTCAACTTAATGGTATGGGCCTTCATTACTGATGTTATCGATTACCATCAATATTTGACCGGTTTCCGTGAAGACGGTACTGTTTATGGTGTTAATTCCTTTGCTCGAAAGGTTGCTCAAGCTGTTGGTGGTTTCATCGGTGGTTTCATGTTAACTGCAATTGGTTATGTTTCTTCTACTACTGGTGGGGCAACGCAAACAGCTGCCGTTACTAACCGAATTTATACGATTGCCAACTTAATTCCTGCAGCTTGTTTAGCAATTGGTTGTTTGATCCTAATTTTCTGGTATCCATTGAGTAAGAAGAAGATTGATGCAGTTGATGCTGAATTAGCAGCTCGTCGTGCTAAAGAAGCTACAACTGAAGATTAG
- a CDS encoding glycoside hydrolase family 105 protein, with product MAQYKEKDVESKVDLLIDNEINLSDPTGEFSIKVADGSIIDNKSFDFWEWTSGVGLYGMMKYYKLTRKQAVLDRIIKWYDDHFDEEPVEKNINTMVQMLTLAYLYEETGDKKYLPHLEAWGDWLYYRLPRTEKGGFQHVTYGDLNPDEMWADTLMMSILTLAKLGKTLNKPEYVEEAKKQVLLHIQFLQDKKTGLWFHGWSFKRRDNFAGAFWGRGNSWITIAFPELLCLLDLPKGDAFREFMIMNLKYQIEALAKYQDEKTGLWHTLVDDPKTYLEGSATAGFTYGILKAIHEHYIDDSYRDVAMKGIHALFNNIDETGALAKTSAGTPMGETKDFYNGIKTSNMPYGQSMAALALTEYLKEFF from the coding sequence ATGGCACAATATAAAGAGAAGGATGTCGAAAGTAAAGTTGATTTACTGATTGACAACGAAATTAATTTGAGTGACCCCACTGGAGAATTCTCCATTAAGGTTGCCGATGGTTCTATTATTGATAACAAAAGTTTTGACTTCTGGGAATGGACTTCTGGTGTTGGTTTATACGGAATGATGAAGTATTACAAATTAACCCGGAAACAAGCAGTCCTTGATCGGATTATCAAGTGGTACGATGATCACTTCGATGAAGAACCTGTTGAGAAGAACATTAACACCATGGTTCAAATGTTAACTTTAGCTTATCTTTATGAAGAAACTGGGGATAAGAAATACTTGCCACACCTTGAAGCTTGGGGCGATTGGCTATATTACCGTTTGCCACGGACTGAAAAAGGCGGTTTCCAACACGTTACTTATGGTGACTTGAACCCTGACGAAATGTGGGCCGATACGTTAATGATGAGTATCTTAACGTTAGCTAAGTTAGGCAAGACCTTGAACAAGCCTGAATATGTTGAAGAAGCGAAGAAGCAAGTCTTACTACATATTCAGTTCTTACAAGATAAGAAGACCGGCCTTTGGTTCCATGGTTGGAGTTTTAAACGTCGTGATAACTTTGCTGGCGCTTTCTGGGGTCGCGGTAATTCATGGATCACAATTGCTTTTCCAGAATTACTTTGCTTATTAGATTTGCCAAAAGGCGATGCTTTCCGTGAATTCATGATTATGAACTTGAAATATCAAATTGAAGCACTTGCTAAGTATCAAGATGAAAAGACTGGTTTATGGCATACCTTAGTTGATGACCCTAAAACTTATTTGGAAGGCTCAGCGACTGCTGGATTCACTTACGGTATCTTAAAAGCGATACATGAACATTATATTGACGATAGTTATCGTGATGTTGCCATGAAAGGGATTCATGCCTTATTCAACAACATTGATGAAACTGGAGCGTTGGCTAAGACCTCTGCGGGGACACCAATGGGTGAAACTAAAGATTTCTATAACGGTATTAAAACTTCTAACATGCCTTATGGTCAATCAATGGCTGCATTAGCTTTAACAGAATATTTGAAGGAATTTTTCTAA
- a CDS encoding YhcH/YjgK/YiaL family protein, with translation MFLTNKNDSTAKFLATIPAFKPVFDLLNRDDLDNFPLGRFDLTNQIFGVAQEFDSLPDDNGRWESHQKNIDIQFVVSGTELIKSTHLDQLIVAEDALKKNDALYYGDFKGNYSRIILRPGDFAIFLPEDAHKPCLQVADSVKVKKIVVKVPYSLVF, from the coding sequence ATGTTTCTAACAAATAAGAATGATAGTACCGCCAAGTTTTTGGCGACTATTCCGGCCTTTAAACCTGTTTTTGATTTATTAAACCGCGATGATTTGGATAACTTCCCATTAGGTAGGTTTGACTTAACTAATCAAATTTTTGGTGTCGCACAAGAATTCGATAGCTTACCTGATGATAACGGTCGCTGGGAAAGCCATCAAAAGAACATTGATATTCAGTTTGTCGTTTCAGGGACTGAATTAATCAAGAGTACTCACCTGGACCAATTAATTGTCGCTGAAGATGCCCTGAAAAAGAACGATGCCCTCTATTATGGTGACTTTAAAGGTAACTATTCTCGTATCATCTTACGTCCCGGTGACTTCGCTATCTTCTTGCCAGAAGATGCTCACAAACCATGTCTTCAAGTTGCAGACTCCGTTAAGGTTAAAAAGATTGTTGTGAAGGTTCCTTATTCACTCGTTTTTTAA
- a CDS encoding glycoside hydrolase family 43 protein: MPKQFKNPILPGFNPDASILKVGTDYYLTTSTFEWWPGIEIYHSRDLINWQLVDNPLTRVDQVDLRGNYNSGSIWAPHLSYAKHKFWLIYTDVKTTGAYKDTLNYIVSTDRMGGTWSAPTFLMASGFDPSIFHDDGHSYVINMLYDHRLDRPGFSGLVIQELDLTQRRLVGRRVHFFTGTDLGVCEGPQLLKKDGWYYLLSAAGGTGYSHAATVCRSRQVMGPYAVSPYQPLLTTKDDPCNPLQKAGHASFIEIQPDEWYLVHIMARPLRPINIQRGNCPLGRETGLQRLVWTNGWPRLANHTNHPDLYFEAPTIAQNVFQRTDYSQQIDFSQFKRLPMTLKTLRGPLEQRASLIDHPGYLRLYGAQSITSLHTQTLLARRWQSFNFHVETQVTFSPHNFQQLAGLTLFYDTDNYEYLQWSYDETCQQAYLQLEVAELGEHHYVSNRHYLAAKTVKLAVLVQKTQSQFYYDEGQGWQLIGIRLPAERLSDDYIKDHGKLAFTGAMVGICAQDLDQHLSFADFKYFNYQEQAD; the protein is encoded by the coding sequence ATGCCAAAACAATTTAAAAATCCAATTTTACCGGGATTCAATCCTGATGCAAGTATTTTAAAAGTTGGAACAGATTATTATTTGACCACGTCGACATTTGAATGGTGGCCGGGAATTGAAATCTATCATTCACGAGATTTAATTAATTGGCAATTGGTCGATAATCCGTTAACCCGTGTTGATCAGGTAGATTTGCGTGGCAATTATAATTCAGGGAGTATCTGGGCACCACATCTTAGTTATGCCAAACACAAATTTTGGTTGATTTATACGGATGTTAAGACAACGGGTGCTTATAAGGATACATTGAATTATATTGTTTCAACAGATCGAATGGGTGGAACGTGGAGTGCCCCAACTTTCTTGATGGCTAGCGGCTTTGATCCGTCAATTTTTCATGATGATGGACATAGTTACGTTATTAATATGTTATATGATCATCGTTTGGATCGGCCAGGATTTTCCGGGCTAGTGATTCAGGAATTAGATTTAACACAGCGGCGGTTGGTTGGTAGGCGTGTCCATTTCTTTACTGGAACAGATTTGGGAGTATGCGAAGGACCGCAATTGCTAAAAAAAGATGGTTGGTATTACTTATTATCAGCAGCCGGTGGTACTGGATACAGTCATGCCGCAACGGTTTGCCGTAGTCGCCAGGTTATGGGGCCATATGCGGTCTCACCGTATCAGCCGTTGTTGACCACTAAGGATGACCCGTGCAACCCACTTCAAAAAGCAGGTCATGCTAGTTTTATTGAAATTCAGCCAGATGAATGGTATTTAGTACACATCATGGCCCGCCCTTTACGACCAATCAATATTCAACGAGGCAACTGTCCACTTGGTCGTGAGACTGGGTTACAACGCTTAGTCTGGACTAATGGTTGGCCACGACTAGCCAATCATACTAATCACCCAGATTTATACTTTGAGGCCCCGACGATTGCTCAAAATGTTTTTCAACGCACTGATTATTCGCAACAAATCGACTTTAGTCAATTCAAACGATTACCGATGACTTTAAAAACGTTACGAGGTCCGTTAGAACAACGAGCGTCATTAATCGATCACCCAGGATATTTACGCTTATATGGTGCCCAAAGCATTACTAGTTTGCATACGCAAACGCTACTGGCTCGGCGGTGGCAATCATTTAATTTTCATGTTGAAACGCAGGTTACCTTCAGTCCGCATAATTTTCAACAATTGGCAGGTCTAACTCTGTTTTATGATACGGATAATTATGAATATTTACAGTGGTCTTATGATGAAACTTGCCAGCAAGCCTATTTACAGCTTGAAGTAGCAGAATTAGGGGAACACCATTATGTTTCTAATCGTCACTATTTAGCGGCTAAGACGGTTAAACTGGCTGTGTTAGTTCAAAAAACACAAAGCCAGTTTTATTATGATGAAGGGCAAGGTTGGCAGTTGATTGGGATTAGGTTACCAGCTGAACGGCTGTCGGATGATTATATTAAAGATCATGGTAAATTAGCTTTTACTGGTGCGATGGTCGGTATTTGTGCACAGGATTTAGATCAACATTTGAGCTTTGCTGATTTTAAATATTTCAATTATCAAGAACAAGCGGATTAG
- a CDS encoding glycoside hydrolase family 88 protein, with protein sequence MADWATTILQQIYQKTTASVQRLGPNNIPYMATADHYQTNMVETDITWWTNGFWGGLLWQLNHYQANPELVTAAKENEVALDQAFLKYEGLHHDVGFMWLPTAVADYRLTDDDRAYWRGRHAADLLAGRYNLAGHYLRSWNRDRAGWVIIDSMINIQLLYWASEATQDPRYKLMANEHANTVMQHHVRADGSVVHIVVFDPNTGAEVETLGGQGYGVGSSWSRGQAWAINGFALAYRHTHNLAYLETAKRVAHYFLANIAENNTIPAVDFRAPKIPLMVDTSAGAIAACGLLEIAQHVPIAEQALYQNAAQKILKQLVTQYGDLNPAHDGVLTGATTAYHDKTGQNVNLNYGDYYLVEGLLRLLGKDLLLW encoded by the coding sequence ATGGCAGATTGGGCGACAACGATATTACAACAAATTTATCAAAAGACTACTGCAAGCGTGCAACGATTGGGACCAAATAATATTCCATATATGGCTACGGCAGATCATTATCAGACTAATATGGTTGAAACTGATATTACCTGGTGGACGAATGGTTTCTGGGGTGGACTCTTGTGGCAATTGAATCATTATCAAGCAAATCCAGAATTAGTAACTGCAGCTAAGGAAAATGAAGTCGCTTTGGACCAAGCCTTTCTCAAGTATGAAGGCTTACATCATGACGTCGGCTTTATGTGGCTGCCAACAGCAGTAGCCGACTATCGGTTAACTGATGACGATCGTGCTTATTGGCGTGGCCGTCATGCTGCAGACCTGTTAGCGGGTCGTTATAATTTGGCTGGCCATTATTTACGTTCTTGGAACCGTGATCGTGCGGGTTGGGTCATTATTGATTCAATGATCAATATTCAGCTTTTGTATTGGGCAAGCGAAGCGACACAAGATCCTAGATACAAGTTAATGGCAAATGAACATGCTAATACTGTCATGCAGCATCATGTTCGTGCGGATGGTTCTGTAGTCCACATTGTTGTTTTTGATCCGAACACTGGTGCTGAGGTAGAGACCTTGGGCGGCCAAGGCTACGGAGTAGGTAGTAGTTGGAGCCGTGGTCAAGCCTGGGCGATTAACGGTTTTGCTTTAGCATATCGGCATACCCATAATCTGGCCTATTTAGAAACTGCGAAACGAGTCGCTCATTATTTTCTAGCTAATATTGCTGAAAACAACACCATTCCTGCTGTGGATTTTCGGGCCCCGAAGATACCATTGATGGTGGATACGTCTGCAGGGGCGATTGCTGCTTGTGGCTTGTTAGAAATTGCGCAGCATGTCCCAATAGCTGAGCAAGCCTTATATCAAAACGCTGCTCAGAAAATATTGAAACAACTTGTTACCCAATATGGCGATTTAAACCCAGCACATGACGGTGTTTTAACCGGAGCTACTACCGCTTATCATGATAAAACTGGTCAAAATGTTAATTTGAATTATGGTGATTATTATTTAGTAGAGGGGTTACTGCGTTTGTTAGGGAAAGACCTTTTATTGTGGTAG
- a CDS encoding PTS system mannose/fructose/sorbose family transporter subunit IID: MTNSTETTFLPDKKAENHFYNNLFWRSQWLMFCTSYTKQQAVTFSWVLMPYLEKIYGKDTPEFYDAMLRHQDFFNTNVTAAPFIFGMVTSMEAENKANGIDPKSIGALKSSMMGPLAGIGDSLVSNGIRLIATGIAIGFFKQGSWLGPILFMLLLNVPNWGIKWVAGKYGYKLGNNFIVNAMKSGTLNLITKAASILGLMMVGAMSAQYVTFTTSLKIKTAAQTLDLQGIFDSILPDLLPLALVLGCFFYLRKKNKPVRTLVAIVILAFVLTFLGITK, encoded by the coding sequence ATGACTAATTCAACTGAAACAACTTTTTTACCTGATAAAAAGGCTGAAAACCATTTTTATAATAATTTGTTTTGGCGTTCACAATGGTTAATGTTCTGTACGTCATATACGAAACAACAAGCGGTAACTTTTTCATGGGTTTTAATGCCGTACCTTGAAAAAATCTACGGAAAAGATACGCCGGAATTTTATGATGCAATGTTAAGACACCAAGACTTCTTCAACACGAATGTCACAGCTGCACCATTTATTTTCGGGATGGTTACTTCAATGGAAGCTGAAAATAAGGCGAATGGGATTGATCCAAAGAGTATCGGTGCTTTGAAGTCCAGTATGATGGGACCGTTAGCAGGTATTGGTGACTCATTAGTCTCTAATGGGATTCGTTTGATTGCAACTGGGATTGCGATTGGCTTCTTCAAACAAGGCAGTTGGTTAGGACCGATCTTGTTTATGCTGCTATTAAATGTTCCTAATTGGGGTATTAAGTGGGTAGCAGGTAAATATGGTTATAAGTTGGGAAATAATTTTATTGTAAATGCCATGAAATCAGGGACACTCAATTTAATCACAAAAGCAGCATCTATTTTAGGCTTGATGATGGTCGGAGCAATGTCAGCACAATATGTGACGTTTACGACCTCACTAAAAATTAAAACAGCCGCACAAACACTGGATCTACAAGGTATTTTTGATTCAATTTTGCCAGATCTATTACCGTTGGCTTTGGTATTAGGCTGCTTCTTCTATTTGCGTAAAAAGAATAAGCCGGTTCGGACTTTGGTAGCAATTGTTATTCTAGCTTTTGTACTGACATTTTTGGGAATTACTAAATAA
- a CDS encoding PTS sugar transporter subunit IIC, with protein sequence MIMQALAVGLACALVKFGAWWGVMGWDRPMVASTITGILLGHPVEGMTVGAALELVYMGTQSMGGVLPQDYGLGGVFGCAFAILATAKPSVAVALSIPFSMLGTLVYDLFKFWATSLITRFEKHLEDHQIGAFKRLWFTQATVYLTMYFLIGFISILVGTNAIKALVNNIPTAVMSSLTVAAGMLPALGMALLMITLWDKKLAPYFFIGFGLVAFFKGTLIEIAFLGAAIAVLAIIGQLTNHKMDKGAATTEDAATGEEEDFYND encoded by the coding sequence ATGATTATGCAAGCATTGGCTGTTGGCCTCGCATGTGCGCTAGTTAAATTTGGGGCTTGGTGGGGGGTCATGGGCTGGGATCGTCCAATGGTAGCCAGCACGATTACTGGGATTTTGTTAGGTCATCCAGTTGAAGGGATGACAGTGGGGGCCGCACTAGAACTTGTTTACATGGGGACGCAATCGATGGGTGGCGTTTTGCCGCAAGATTACGGTCTTGGTGGTGTTTTCGGATGTGCATTTGCAATTTTAGCGACTGCTAAGCCCTCAGTAGCAGTGGCATTATCAATCCCATTTAGTATGTTAGGCACCCTGGTTTACGATCTGTTCAAATTCTGGGCAACGTCATTAATTACCCGTTTCGAAAAACATCTTGAGGATCATCAAATTGGCGCATTTAAACGACTTTGGTTCACACAAGCAACGGTCTATCTGACCATGTATTTCTTGATTGGCTTTATTAGTATTTTGGTAGGAACAAATGCCATTAAAGCGTTAGTTAATAATATTCCAACGGCCGTCATGTCGTCATTGACGGTGGCTGCTGGGATGCTACCAGCATTAGGGATGGCTCTGCTAATGATCACATTGTGGGATAAAAAGTTAGCACCATATTTTTTCATTGGTTTTGGTTTAGTAGCCTTCTTCAAAGGAACTTTAATTGAAATTGCTTTTTTAGGTGCAGCAATTGCTGTATTAGCAATTATTGGTCAATTAACAAATCATAAAATGGATAAAGGTGCAGCGACGACTGAAGATGCTGCTACTGGTGAAGAGGAGGACTTCTACAATGACTAA
- a CDS encoding PTS sugar transporter subunit IIB, producing MIKMLRIDDRLIHGQVAVTWSKQLAVNRIIVASDSISQDPIQVSALKMAAPEGIKAFILPVDKAAKMLNDPRADRLKILLVMNNPAEVAQLLSELTTQPSVLDVANYGRVAGIEGRHKITDTVYLSDDEVTIFKTMATKGSHFIYQPLPNDAVKSVDELLEG from the coding sequence ATGATTAAGATGTTGAGAATTGACGATCGGCTAATCCATGGGCAAGTGGCAGTGACCTGGTCAAAACAGTTAGCCGTCAATCGGATTATTGTGGCGAGTGATTCTATTAGTCAGGATCCAATTCAGGTTAGTGCGTTAAAGATGGCCGCACCGGAAGGAATTAAGGCTTTTATTTTACCAGTTGATAAGGCTGCTAAGATGTTGAACGATCCACGAGCTGATCGATTGAAGATTTTACTGGTTATGAATAATCCGGCCGAAGTTGCGCAATTATTATCGGAATTAACCACGCAACCAAGTGTTCTAGATGTTGCAAATTATGGTCGGGTTGCAGGAATTGAGGGTCGCCATAAGATCACGGATACCGTTTATTTAAGTGATGATGAAGTGACAATTTTCAAAACAATGGCCACTAAGGGAAGCCATTTCATCTATCAACCATTACCAAATGATGCTGTTAAGTCTGTCGATGAATTATTGGAGGGATAA
- a CDS encoding PTS sugar transporter subunit IIA, which translates to MSRKIYFISHNDFAEGLKRSVEMIAGKQPNVTAYGLEPGGDPNEIVRQIEADIATTDTVIILGDLEGGSVCNAALRLTVRPNVALIAGSNLALALQVVLSSQTANLDDEIEEARKRIKKLNLKVSAVNDVEGLF; encoded by the coding sequence GTGAGTCGAAAAATTTATTTTATTTCACACAATGATTTTGCAGAAGGCCTAAAACGATCAGTTGAAATGATTGCTGGTAAACAGCCAAATGTTACTGCTTATGGGCTGGAACCTGGTGGAGATCCTAATGAAATTGTTCGCCAGATTGAGGCTGATATCGCCACTACGGATACGGTAATTATTTTAGGTGATTTGGAAGGCGGTAGTGTTTGTAATGCAGCATTACGATTAACTGTTCGACCAAATGTGGCTTTGATCGCTGGTTCGAATTTAGCCTTGGCATTGCAGGTTGTGCTGAGTTCACAAACGGCTAACTTAGATGATGAGATCGAGGAAGCGCGTAAACGAATTAAGAAGTTAAACCTTAAAGTTAGTGCGGTTAATGACGTTGAAGGATTATTTTAG